In one Streptomyces sp. NBC_00597 genomic region, the following are encoded:
- a CDS encoding roadblock/LC7 domain-containing protein gives MSQAAQNLNWLITNFVDNTPGVSHTVVVSADGLLLAMSDGFPRDRADQLAAVASGLTSLTAGASRIFEGGAVNQTVVEMDRGFLFLMSVSDGSSLAVLAHPECDIGLVGYEMALLVDRAGSVLTPELRSELQGSLLN, from the coding sequence ATGAGCCAGGCGGCACAGAACCTGAACTGGTTGATCACCAATTTCGTGGACAACACCCCTGGGGTGTCGCACACGGTGGTGGTCTCCGCCGACGGCCTTCTTCTGGCGATGTCCGATGGATTCCCGCGCGACCGCGCCGATCAGCTGGCGGCCGTGGCCTCCGGTCTGACGTCGCTGACCGCCGGAGCCTCCCGCATCTTCGAGGGCGGCGCCGTCAACCAGACCGTGGTCGAGATGGACCGGGGATTCCTCTTCCTCATGTCCGTCTCGGACGGATCCTCGCTCGCGGTGCTCGCGCACCCCGAGTGCGACATCGGCCTCGTCGGCTACGAGATGGCCCTCCTCGTGGACCGCGCCGGCAGTGTCCTCACCCCGGAACTGCGCTCGGAGCTACAGGGAAGTCTTCTCAACTAG
- a CDS encoding acyl-CoA carboxylase subunit epsilon codes for MAKTDTLLRVEKGNAAPEELAAITAILLARAAATPEGRPTHRIGSQARWRRLERTPGFRTAHSWRG; via the coding sequence ATGGCGAAGACCGACACCCTGCTGCGCGTCGAGAAGGGCAACGCCGCCCCCGAGGAGCTGGCCGCGATCACCGCGATCCTGCTGGCCCGCGCCGCGGCCACCCCCGAGGGTCGCCCGACGCACCGCATCGGCTCCCAGGCCCGCTGGCGCCGCCTGGAGCGCACGCCCGGCTTCCGCACCGCGCACAGCTGGCGGGGCTGA
- a CDS encoding ATP/GTP-binding protein, translating into MDFASSNGGAARSTTSAKIVVAGGFGVGKTTFVGAVSEINPLRTEAVMTSASAGIDDLTHTGDKTTTTVAMDFGRITLDQDLILYLFGTPGQDRFWFMWDDLVRGAIGAVVLVDTRRLADCFPAVDYFENSGLPFVVALNGFEGHQPYTPEEVREALQIGPDAPIITTDARHRADAKSALITLVEHALMARLR; encoded by the coding sequence GTGGACTTCGCAAGCTCTAACGGCGGAGCGGCTCGCTCCACCACCTCCGCGAAGATCGTGGTGGCGGGCGGCTTCGGCGTGGGCAAGACCACGTTCGTCGGCGCGGTCTCCGAGATCAACCCGCTGCGCACCGAAGCCGTCATGACGTCCGCGTCCGCCGGCATCGACGATCTGACCCACACCGGGGACAAGACGACCACGACGGTCGCCATGGACTTCGGCCGCATCACCTTGGACCAGGACCTGATCCTGTACCTCTTCGGTACCCCGGGTCAGGACCGCTTCTGGTTCATGTGGGACGACCTCGTCCGCGGTGCCATCGGCGCCGTCGTCCTCGTCGACACGCGGCGTCTGGCGGACTGCTTCCCCGCGGTCGACTACTTCGAGAACAGCGGGCTGCCGTTCGTCGTCGCCCTCAATGGCTTCGAGGGACACCAGCCCTACACCCCGGAGGAAGTCCGCGAGGCCCTGCAGATCGGCCCGGACGCTCCGATCATCACCACCGACGCCCGCCACCGCGCGGACGCCAAGAGCGCGCTCATCACGCTCGTCGAGCACGCCCTCATGGCCCGACTGCGGTAG
- a CDS encoding YceI family protein, whose amino-acid sequence MGLFNRRSQDTAAVATLDVDPALAALTGDYVIDASHSSIGFTVRHAMVTNVRGSFTDYTGSLQLDGSDPSRSAATIEVKVGSVDTGIADRDGHLRGGDFFDAEAFPLMTFRSTEAAQLGGDKYRITGELTIKDITRPLSIDLEFNGSATDVYGNERVGFEGSAEILRSDWGLTWNAALEAGGVMVSDKVKLTFDISAIKQA is encoded by the coding sequence ATGGGCCTCTTCAACCGCCGCAGCCAGGACACCGCCGCCGTCGCCACCCTCGACGTGGACCCGGCCCTGGCCGCCCTCACCGGCGACTACGTCATCGACGCCTCCCACAGCAGCATCGGCTTCACCGTCCGCCACGCGATGGTGACCAATGTCCGCGGCAGCTTCACCGACTACACCGGCAGCCTGCAGCTCGATGGCAGCGACCCGTCCCGCTCCGCCGCCACCATCGAGGTCAAGGTGGGCTCCGTGGACACCGGCATCGCCGACCGCGACGGCCACCTGCGCGGCGGTGACTTCTTCGACGCCGAGGCCTTCCCGCTGATGACCTTCCGGTCCACCGAGGCGGCCCAGCTCGGCGGCGACAAGTACCGCATCACCGGCGAGCTGACGATCAAGGACATCACCCGCCCGCTCTCCATCGACCTGGAGTTCAACGGCTCGGCCACCGACGTCTACGGCAACGAGCGCGTCGGCTTCGAGGGCTCCGCCGAGATCCTGCGCTCCGACTGGGGCCTGACCTGGAACGCCGCGCTGGAGGCCGGCGGCGTCATGGTCAGCGACAAGGTGAAGCTGACCTTCGACATCTCGGCCATCAAGCAGGCCTGA
- a CDS encoding DUF742 domain-containing protein encodes MTTPGGHPYGGAQQPQGGQHDQNRFNFPSAPSRPMPEHNPYQQQPYGQPPQQAQPPHRASRPPHRGGQAPKAHNPLVRPYAMTGGRTRPRYQLAIEALVSTTADPARLQGQLPEHQRICRLCQEIKSVAEISALLSIPLGVARILVADLAEAGLVAIHQPGGDESAGGQPDVTLLERVLSGLRKL; translated from the coding sequence GTGACAACACCCGGAGGTCATCCTTATGGCGGCGCTCAGCAGCCGCAGGGTGGGCAGCACGACCAGAACCGCTTCAACTTCCCCTCCGCTCCCAGCCGGCCCATGCCGGAGCACAATCCCTACCAGCAGCAGCCGTACGGACAGCCGCCCCAGCAGGCTCAGCCGCCCCACAGGGCTTCGCGGCCGCCCCACCGGGGCGGACAGGCCCCCAAGGCCCACAACCCGCTGGTGCGCCCGTACGCAATGACCGGCGGCCGTACCCGGCCGCGCTACCAGCTCGCCATCGAGGCGCTGGTCAGTACCACGGCCGATCCCGCGCGGCTGCAAGGGCAGTTGCCCGAGCACCAGCGCATCTGCCGTCTGTGCCAGGAGATCAAATCCGTCGCGGAGATCTCGGCACTTCTCTCCATTCCTCTTGGTGTCGCCCGAATCCTCGTCGCCGACCTGGCGGAGGCGGGCCTTGTCGCCATTCACCAGCCCGGCGGCGACGAGTCTGCCGGCGGCCAGCCAGATGTGACACTGCTCGAAAGGGTGCTCAGTGGACTTCGCAAGCTCTAA
- a CDS encoding acyl-CoA carboxylase subunit beta codes for MTVVDQTPSEPTDARGRVAELHSLREQARRGPSDRATEAQHAKGKLTARERIALLLDEGSFREVEQLRRHRATGFGLEGKKPYTDGVITGWGTVEGRTVFVYAHDFRIFGGALGEAHATKIHKIMDMAIAAGAPLVSLNDGAGARIQEGVSALAGYGGIFQRNTKASGVIPQISVMLGPCAGGAAYSPALTDFVFMVRETSQMFITGPDVVRAVTGEEISQNGLGGADVHAETSGVAHFAYDDEETCISEVRYLISMLPSNNRENPPVHETSDPADRRSDVLLDLVPADGNRPYDMLKVIEELVDEGDVLEIHERWARNIICALARLDGQVVGIVANQPGHLAGVLDIEASEKAARFVQMCDAFNIPIVTLLDVPGFLPGVDQEHGGIIRHGAKLLYAYCNATVPRISLILRKAYGGAYIVMDSQSIGADITYAWPTNEIAVMGAEGAANVIFRKQIAEAEDPEAMRARMVKEYKAELMHPYYAAERGLVDDVIDPAETRETLISALAMLRSKHADLPSRKHGNPPQ; via the coding sequence ATGACCGTTGTGGACCAGACTCCGAGCGAGCCGACGGACGCCCGCGGGCGCGTGGCCGAGCTGCATTCCCTGCGCGAGCAGGCGCGGCGTGGACCCAGTGACCGGGCGACCGAGGCGCAGCATGCCAAGGGCAAGCTGACGGCTCGTGAGCGGATTGCGCTGTTGCTCGATGAGGGGTCGTTCCGTGAGGTGGAGCAGTTGCGCCGTCACCGGGCGACGGGCTTTGGCCTGGAGGGCAAGAAGCCGTACACCGATGGTGTGATCACCGGGTGGGGGACGGTCGAGGGTCGGACGGTCTTCGTCTATGCGCATGATTTCCGGATCTTTGGCGGTGCGCTGGGTGAGGCTCATGCCACGAAGATCCACAAGATCATGGACATGGCGATTGCGGCCGGTGCTCCGTTGGTCTCTCTGAACGACGGTGCGGGCGCTCGTATCCAGGAGGGTGTGTCCGCGCTCGCTGGGTATGGGGGCATCTTCCAGCGCAACACCAAGGCGTCGGGTGTGATCCCGCAGATCTCGGTGATGTTGGGCCCGTGTGCGGGTGGTGCGGCGTACTCGCCGGCGTTGACGGACTTCGTGTTCATGGTCCGTGAGACCTCGCAGATGTTCATCACCGGGCCGGACGTCGTGCGTGCGGTGACCGGTGAGGAGATCTCTCAGAACGGGCTCGGTGGTGCGGACGTGCACGCGGAGACCTCTGGTGTCGCGCACTTCGCGTATGACGACGAGGAGACCTGCATCTCCGAGGTGCGTTACCTGATCTCGATGCTGCCTTCCAACAACCGGGAGAACCCTCCGGTCCATGAGACCTCCGACCCTGCCGATCGGCGCTCGGACGTCTTGTTGGATCTGGTTCCGGCGGACGGTAACCGCCCGTACGACATGCTCAAGGTGATCGAGGAGCTCGTCGACGAGGGTGACGTCCTGGAGATCCACGAGCGGTGGGCCCGCAACATCATCTGTGCGCTGGCCCGGCTCGATGGTCAGGTCGTCGGCATCGTTGCGAACCAGCCCGGTCATCTGGCCGGTGTCCTGGACATCGAGGCCTCGGAGAAGGCTGCGCGTTTCGTGCAGATGTGCGACGCCTTCAACATTCCGATCGTCACGCTGCTGGACGTCCCCGGGTTCTTGCCGGGTGTCGACCAGGAGCACGGCGGCATCATCCGCCACGGTGCGAAGCTGCTGTACGCGTACTGCAACGCGACCGTTCCGCGGATCAGTCTGATCCTGCGGAAGGCGTATGGCGGCGCGTACATCGTCATGGACTCGCAGTCCATCGGCGCGGACATCACGTACGCGTGGCCGACCAACGAGATCGCGGTGATGGGTGCCGAGGGTGCCGCCAACGTGATCTTCCGCAAGCAGATCGCCGAGGCCGAGGACCCCGAGGCGATGCGTGCGCGGATGGTCAAGGAGTACAAGGCCGAGCTGATGCACCCGTACTACGCGGCCGAGCGCGGCCTCGTCGACGACGTCATCGACCCGGCGGAAACCCGCGAAACCCTGATCAGCGCCCTGGCGATGCTGCGCAGCAAGCACGCCGACCTGCCGTCCCGCAAGCACGGCAACCCGCCGCAGTAA